The DNA segment TGGCAGAAGGGCATAACAGAGGAAATCTGTTCACCCTATGGCAGCCAGGATGGAGCAGGGGGCAGGAAGGACTTGGGACAAGGTatacccttcaaggacacacccccagtgacctaatccTCCAAGTAGGTTCTACCTCCAAAAGTCATCCCCCACCCTCATAGGCCAATAGTGCCACCAACTGTGAACCATGCCCTTAACACATAAAACTTTGGGGGTCATTCTAGATCCAAATTATAATATTGCACCTCTGGCCCTCCAAAGCTTGTACCCATCTCACAAAGCAAAATGATTTCAGTTCAATTCCAAGACTCCCTACAGTCCCAGCAGTTCAAGCACTGCTCAAAAGTCTAAGTTCAAAGTCTCTGTGGAGACTCAAGACAAACTCTTAGCTACAAGCCCCtgtagaacaaaacaaaattaagaaaagcaaagcaaaacaaaacaaagttaagTTATATACTTCCAATGTACAGCGGCACAAGGTAAACATTCCTATTCCAAAGGTAAGGAAAAGGGCTGTTGTGTATCATCAGGACCCAGGCTGCTTTTAACTGATCTGCAAGATTTTCCATGGGACCTTAATAATCCTGGGTCACAAAATGGTTGCTAGAACACCAGACATCACATCCATATTACTACAGAGAAGAGTTAGAAAGAAActaaagtcaaaaaataaaggacagtAGTGACAGGCAATAGGAGTTTGTCCCTTTTATAAAACACTCTTGAAATATTTGAGTGGTATCTGTATCTCAGCAAGATCTAATTAGAAAATCACTTAAAGAAAAGCAGTTCAACCACATTAAATTGCATTGGATATTTAGTCTATATATAGCTTATGATAGCTCTTTTAATGACCTATGTAAGCACTTGCCTCTGATACTCtacaagtttaaaaatataaattccaggACAAAAATTAGTTTTTGTACCTTTTTTCAAGCATTCCCCTTCCTTCCTAATCTTACTACCCCTACAACCCCCAACAGAATTTCTAAATTGGgtagaagcatgccaaggcaaacATGTTTAGCAATAGTTTGTTACTAATTAGCCTGAGTTTCTGTGTCTATCTGAAAGCAACCGAGTCACTTTGATAGTACATTTCTTAAGACTGTCTTTCAAAATTTGGGAATTTGTGAAAATAGTATAATTTAGTAAAGATAGTGGGAGTTATGGGTATACGCATGTTTATATTGTTAGATGCAGTAAAGCTACCAGAGGGATGAAGTGGAGGCCTCCAATTCTCTCTAAAAGGGAGACTAATAATATACTACCAGCTGACCTAAAATCAGTTATGTCCTATAGGGCTTTGGGGGACAGAGGAAGAGCATTCTGAGAATTGTGTGTTTGAAAATTGACATGTATTTTCCTATACCTCCTAAGCTTGTATAAAATTAGTCAGAATGTTTTGGCTATTGGGTCATATAGACAACAAATCATACAGCAGTGTGTTTCTATATGTGTATCCAGTCACTAGGAAAAATCCTGATAGATGAAGACCCCTATCTATACCTTATTTCTTACAAATTACTGTGAACTCTTTTTTGTCCCCAGGAGCTCCATGATGCATAAAATTGCTTAGAGAAGGGATTCAATTTCATGCATGTTCCACATTGACAAATATGACTTAGCAGTATACAATTTGTTCAGAACCAGCATTTGTGAGTTAGCAAATGTTTGAAATGGTCTGTTTCTGCTTATCTTTCACTAACTTTATGGGCAGTTGTAGAATCAGAGCAAGAACAAAGTGGCTTCTGACAGATAAATGGCTCAGAGAGGTTTCTTCTCACCAATGAAGTGCATTTATCTTCAGTGGGCCCTGCCAAACTCATCGCAGGCATCCAGAAGGGGCAAACACCTCTCCTAGAGTGATAGATAGTTCTtatgcttccttttcttccaacGTGGCCTCCTGACAGATTACTGTGTGGCTAAAAAGCTGATGGTTTTTCATCTTTAGATGTAATTTATTCACTTCTCAATCCAGGTCATTTCCTTCCATGGACTCTTTGTCTCTAGTCTTGGGCAGGCATGCTGACCCAAGTAGCATTATATTTAGTGCAAAAGTTGCCTGTTTTTGCTGTGGATAAGATACACTGGTGTGCACAAGGGGTCTGGCACAAGGCACTAAACTTTCATCAGTGCatagaaaaacttaaaagaacaacCACCAGTGGCTTGAAGTATTATCTGCTACtagaaattaaaatcatcatGGATACTTAAGGAACTAATTagttcttaaaagaaattttgaaaatattaagacaATTATTCTTACACCTTTATGTCTAGGCTTCACAGTACTGGGTTATAGTTATAAGACAAAACCCCTGCATTTCAAATATGTTagcttcttcattttttaaaagcaagtggGGCAAGGAgaaggaaggcagggaaggaGTGGATTGGAGTTTAAATGTTTGCTGTGGCTAGTTTATAGGAGTTATTGGAAGTAtggaatgttaaaaatattgGCAGCATCCTATAATGctaagtcattattttaaaattatttttatggttacTGGGAATTTAACCGAAGCTGGcgtgtctttctttttcttttctttggtactggggatccaaaCGGGTGGTGCTTTACTActaagttacatctccagcccggctctcccccttttaaattttagttcttattttgagacaggatctcactaaattgatgaggttgccttcgaacttgtgatcttcttgcctcagcctctggacaCACTGGATTACAGGCCAGGCCTGGTATTTCTTAATCAGGCACATCTACCAGATCAGGAGTTTCGTACTGGTTAAGTAAAACATTCACCttacttttcctatttctaaaattatcaaGTGGGTACTGGAGAAGCAAGGCCCGGGGAATATTTTAAGGACAGATTTGTGATACGGACTTGATTACAGATAATCTCAGATAATCTTTCCCTAGGATTCTCTTAAGAGCCTTCAACTACCTTTTTGACTTTCCACTCCTTAGGCAAGGAGTTTCCCAGGCCCCGCCCTTATCTCTCCCACACGTTTTAAGGGCGCTGGAGGACTCGGACGGGGCACTCTGCATATATTCCATAGACCTGGAATTCTGCAGATTCTGTATTCTGCAAAccttcatttgaaaatgtaaggCAGGACTGCCTGGtcgggtggaggtgggggtgtgTTTCTGCCATACTTCCGCCCCTGGTTCTGTCTCCTATCTCGACTCTGCCTTCTCTCTGTGGCTGCCTGCACACCCAGGGTTGTACGTGACATGAAAGCCTCTCTTATCTCGCTGTTTGCTTGCACAGCTCTCTTGCACCTTCCCATGCCGGAGTCTCTTCTCGTCCAACCAGCCTTTCAAGGCGCGGTGGATCCTTATCTCCGGGTCCCAGAGAGCCGGGGCGCTGGCTGCAGGTGGCGATAGGAGCCGAACTACAGCTCCCAGCAGTCTCCGCTTCGGGTCAGCCACCCGCGGCCCAAACCGGCAGTAGCGCTTCTCCGTGGGAGGTTCTCACCTTTGGTATCGGTAGCAGGCTCAGGAACCCCAGCGGCTAAGGGGTCAGTTTCGAGGTCGAGGGCAGTGCCCAGTGCAGTAGCGCGGGAGCATGGCCGGGCACCTGGGCAGGCTGAGCGCAGGCCCCTGCTGGCGCGCTTTGGCGCGGGGCGGCTGCGGAGAGCTGCGTGCCTGGTCCCAGCGCTGCGCGGCCGGACGCATCTGCCGGCCCCCTGGCACGGCTGGTACCGAGCACAGCCGTGGGCTGGCCCACGGCCCCTCGTCTGGAGGTGGCTCCCGGCCTGGGGCCGGTCTGGCCACAGCGCTAGCAGGGTTGGCAGGGCTGGCCACCGCTGCCTTCGGGCATGTGCAACGGGCCGAGATGGTGCCCAAGAGCTCTGGGGTGCGCAGTCCCTCGCCGGAGAGGCCACAGGAGGATGACCTGACCCGACGCTGCAGCTGCTTTATGGCCTTGCCTGTGACTGACTTGGGCGAGCTGCGGAAGAGGCCAGGTGACATGAAGACCAAAATGGAGCTACTGATCCTGGAGACACAGGCCCAGGTGTGCCAGGCTCTGGCACAGGTAGACGGGGGCGCTAGCTTCTCTGTGGACcggtgggagaggaaggaaggtgaGGTGTTCGGACTCTAGAGGGAGGTGgagcttggaaaaaaaaaaagggctgggctccAGGTTGCGGAAGGAGGGTGCCTCAGAATTGGGGATGGTGGTATATAGGGGGTGCCTCAGAGGGACCCTTTGGTTAGAAGGGACGTCGATAGAAATTATTACTGAGACAGCCATCAGCCTTCTGCTTGCAGGTGTGCACCCGGATCTGTTTGACAACAGACTGGGTACTgggtatttgaaaatattctcaattcCATAATGACATTTTTCGTAGAAATCTTAAGGAATATTTACAGCTAAAGTTATCGTTTGAATTGGGTTTCCCCGCATTTCGTCTGTTTTTCCAGGTGCTTTTGTCCCTTGTCCTCATTTGGAGATAGAGGCACTTGGCTTAATTCAAAATGCTTGTCAGACTCCTTCATCTGAGGGCCTCATTTGTCGAGAATACtcccacttcttttttcttttgcccaAGGAATATTTGATTGGTTTGTCTGTAGCTCTACCAAATGCACCCATCAGATTTCCTGctagaaaaatatttccatctaATGCCAAAATACTTAAGTATCAAAACCCAGTTCTTATGGAGTCATGTATTGGCGACCATTGTTGTTGCCTATGCAATGAAACCCCACATCTTGATCGTAAAGGGGGAATACAACAGCAACTATTTGCCACTAGATTTTGAGCTGTGATACTGCTACATCTATATTAAGTGATGTTCTGTCAGGTTACTATTTAGTTAGTATTTTCCATCTTGTAATGTTTTCAAGTGAAGACCGATGAATCAGGACACAGCCTTAAATGTTAGACTAGTTATGTGATCTTGGGAAGTTAACTTAACCCTTTTGTACCTGTTTCCCTAGTTATGAAAGGGGATGAAAATTAATCTATGCATGTATATTAAGAAATTTAGATGAAATGAcatatgtaaagtgcttagaatatTGCCTGAAACAGGAACAGGATTTGAACAGATTGTTTTAGTTTATTGCGAGCTGTGTGatcttgctttcatttatttttttgtattggggattgaacccagaggggctttgccactgagccacatccccagttcttttaattttttattttgagacagggtctcactgagttgcttagaaccttgcttttgctggggatggctttgaactcatgatcttcctgcctcagcctcccaagctgctgggattacaggtgtgcgccactgcagcTGGCAATATAAAGCTTTTAAATTCAGTAATAATAGAACATCATTCAAGTATACCCATTATTATTTAACTTCAGCTTTTCCTGATATATCATAAGAGTTGCATTTTGAAGAGCAGTATCTAAAGGGAGAATAGACTAGTGATTTGTTTTAGGTGATGGCataagaatgtagagaaaatattcagtttaaAGATATGAGGAGTTTCAGTATTTGCCCAGTATCAATAACTTATGCCTTAAAACCATGCTAGTTATATACTTTTATTGTaagtaaaaatcataaacataCTACTACACAATATTtgggaaataaaggagaaaaataactaCTATCTCACCACCTTCATGTGAGGGTCTAGGTTCTAGACATCTATACGCtcctcattttccatttctataaacAGGAGGTGGCGGCATCAGTTGTGTACTTCAAGATGGGCGTGTTTTTGAGAAGGCTGGGGTGAGCATTTCTGTCGTTCATGGGAATCTTTCTGAGGAAGCAGCAAAACAAATGAGAAGCAGAGGAAAAGTTTTGAAGACTAAAGATGGTAAATCAGATCATCTTAACAGTGTTCAATAGTCTCTGCAAAACTACCCTTACCACCACAtaagttttatataaaataaatagtgTCTCTGGAAAAAGCTCTTTGGGGGCCTTATGCTAGATAAGCATGTTCACAGTTACTttgtcaaaattatattttaggaaacaaattaaaaatttgtttaaatcaaTTTTTAGAAATTGATTTAGAAATCACATTAGAGTTCATTTGTGTCAGGCCAGGTGATTGAATGCAGCTCAGTGTATATTTTACTTTCCAGGTAAATTGCCATTTTCTGCTATGGGTGTGAGCTCTGTTATCCACCCTAAGAATCCTCATGCTCCCACTATCCATTTCAACTACAGATACTTTGAAGTAGAAGAAGCTGATGGTAAGTGAATCAGGAACTGTGAAAAGCACTGTTAtacaaaatgtatatttcaaagcAGATAATAGAGCATCACATCAAAAGTGAGGAAGAATAAATACAACCTTCACTAGGTTTGCAGGAAGTATATGACAGCTTATTCCTCAGCAGATACAGTGGATTATGCACTAGACATGGAAAGTGAGAATGGTATTGATTGACTCTGGCCTCCCCATATTTCCTCTAGCACAGTAAAAATGATTTAACAATCAGGATTCTTTGCAAATATAAGTTCATTATATCTGAAGGAAAACTCCATGTATGAAGTTAAGTTGAAATTGAGAAtttgcttttggaaaatatttttcacctGCATAGCTTTGCTAGTCTCCATGGCAGTATCAGTTGGTTTAAAATAGGATGCATTTGGCCTCATGTGCATGTAATTCCAGCCTATGACTGCCATCAGCAGATCCTTCTGTTACCAATTGTTGGAGCATTTATGCAATGCCATGCCCACTCCTGTTTATGTCTCTACAGGTGATGGCATTTAAAGTCACTGTGTTAATTTTTCATATTGAAGCTATTCAATTTGGTTCAACCTTTTAATGTTTAAAACTCTATCtgactgggagtatagctcaatggtatagtgtatgcttagcatgcacaaggccccattCAATCTCctgcaccaaacaaacaaaagactagTTGGTAACTGGTCTTGATTACCAACAAACCAAAGTAAGTGCATGAAACAGTTACTCTCAAATGATAAGACTTTAGAAAGTGTTTTGTCCATTTCTGGGCAAAGGGAAGGGGTGGCAGTAGTTGTTAATTTGGGGAGTTTCAGAATCTAGGGAGCTTTTACAAACTAGACATGCCTGGGCCAGAAATTTGCTTTGGAAAATGGTGATCTAGCAGAGGTCTTTAAGTTCTTCCTGTGATTCTGATGTACAGCCAGCATTGAGATTCATTCTCTGGTCCACCTATGTGGGTGTTTCACTCACTGCCCTGTGTATCATTTCTCTGCCTGCAGCTCCTTTCTCACCTCTAATTTCCtatgtctttttttctccttttgtctcttcTGCCTAAGCCTTAACTGaccttcagaaataaatttagtgAAATGTTTTTTGATTATCACTATATCATGCTTAATAAATTAAGCTGATGAATTAAGTTTGCTAATGCAGTCAGCAGTGTGAGGAATCTCAAGAGTCCACATTGAATCCAGTGTCTTGACCGTTAGGTACCAAGCAGTGGTGGTTTGGTGGTGGATGTGACCTCACTCCAACATACTTGAACCAAGAGGATGCTGTACATTTTCACAGAACTCTAAAGGAGGCTTGTGACCGGCATGGTCCAGATCTCtaccccaaatttaaaaaatggtaggtaaagatattgaactttttaatGACCCTAAAAGTATGTATCATTCCTTTGGTGAGTCCTGAAGGCAGCTGTTATATCACTAAACACCTTCTTTAGTTATAAAGATTgaactgttttaatattttgctcACTAAAATAAATGGGATgccaattttaaatgttttaaataaattatttacttagaaatttatatttaatgtctGTAATACATATTGTGTAGCAGCATCTCTTTTTGATCTCAAATGATTTAGAATGGTATAATATAAACCGTTGAAGCTGTGAATAGACTCAGGATATTTGTTATATACCAAGTGGAATCTTAGCATAAATTGTTTGGAATCAGAGTAAATAACCCCATTctgttcttaaaaagaaataacagaattttttttttttatggctagTAATTGTGGAAAGTTATCTTTTATTCAAGAGCTTGACAttcagctttaaaatatttttaaacaaaagatcaAACTTTGGAATATTATCTTCTTGATTTAACATTACCAATGAAAATTATAAGCTATGGATGCATGCAAATAAAAAGATTCAGG comes from the Sciurus carolinensis chromosome 9, mSciCar1.2, whole genome shotgun sequence genome and includes:
- the Cpox gene encoding oxygen-dependent coproporphyrinogen-III oxidase, mitochondrial, giving the protein MAGHLGRLSAGPCWRALARGGCGELRAWSQRCAAGRICRPPGTAGTEHSRGLAHGPSSGGGSRPGAGLATALAGLAGLATAAFGHVQRAEMVPKSSGVRSPSPERPQEDDLTRRCSCFMALPVTDLGELRKRPGDMKTKMELLILETQAQVCQALAQVDGGASFSVDRWERKEGGGGISCVLQDGRVFEKAGVSISVVHGNLSEEAAKQMRSRGKVLKTKDGKLPFSAMGVSSVIHPKNPHAPTIHFNYRYFEVEEADGTKQWWFGGGCDLTPTYLNQEDAVHFHRTLKEACDRHGPDLYPKFKKWCDDYFFITHRGERRGIGGIFFDDLDSPSKEEVFRFVQSCAQAVVPSYIPLVKKHCDDSFTPQEKLWQQLRRGRYVEFNLLYDRGTKFGLFTPGSRIESILMSLPLTARWEYMHSPSENSKEAEILEVLRHPRDWVH